Proteins encoded in a region of the Macaca mulatta isolate MMU2019108-1 chromosome X, T2T-MMU8v2.0, whole genome shotgun sequence genome:
- the ZBTB33 gene encoding transcriptional regulator Kaiso, with product MESRKLISATDIQYSGSLLNSLNEQRGHGLFCDVTVIVEDRKFRAHKNILSASSTYFHQLFSVAGQVVELSFIRAEIFAEILNYIYSSKIVRVRSDLLDELIKSGQLLGVKFIAELGVPLSQVKSISGTAQDGNTEPLPPDSGDKNLVIQKSKDEAQDNGATIMPIITESFSLSAEDYEMKKIIVTDSDDDDDDVIFCSEILPTKETLPSNNTVAQVQSNPGPVAISDVAPSASNNSPPLTNITPTQKLPTPVNQATLSQTQGSEKLLVSSAPTHLTPNIILLNQTPLSTPPNVSSSLPNHIPSSINLLVQNQQTPNSAILTGNKANEEEEEEIIDDDDDTISSSPDSAVSNTSLVPQADTSQNTSFDGSLIQKMQIPTLLQEPLSNSLKISDIITRNTNDPGLGSKHLMEGQKIITLDTATEIEGLSTGCKVYANIGEDTYDIVIPVKDDPDEGEARLENEIPKTSGSEMANKRMKVKHDDHYELIVDGRVYYICIVCKRSYVCLTSLRRHFNIHSWEKKYPCRYCEKVFPLAEYRTKHEIHHTGERRYQCLACGKSFINYQFMSSHIKSVHSQDPSGDSKLYRLHPCRSLQIRQYAYLSDRSSTMPAMKGDGIGYKVDTGKEPPVGTTTSTQNKPMTWEDIFIQQENDSIFKQNVTDGSTEFEFIIPESY from the coding sequence ATGGAGAGTAGAAAACTGATTTCTGCTACAGACATTCAGTACTCTGGCAGTCTGCTGAACTCCTTGAATGAGCAACGTGGCCATGGACTCTTCTGTGATGTTACCGTTATTGTGGAAGACCGAAAATTCCGGGCCCACAAGAATATTCTTTCAGCTTCTAGTACCTACTTCCATCAGCTCTTCTCTGTTGCTGGGCAAGTTGTTGAACTGAGCTTTATAAGAGCAGAGATCTTTGCAGAAATTCTCAATTATATCTATAGTTCTAAAATTGTTCGTGTTAGATCAGATTTGCTTGATGAATTAATTAAATCAGGGCAGTTATTAGGAGTGAAATTTATAGCAGAGCTTGGTGTCCCATTGTCACAGGTTAAAAGCATCTCAGGTACAGCTCAGGATGGTAATACTGAACCTTTACCTCCTGATTCTGGTGACAAGAACCTTGTAATACAGAAGTCAAAAGATGAAGCCCAAGATAACGGGGCTACTATAATGCCTATTATAACAGAGTCTTTTTCATTATCTGCCGAAGATTATGAAATGAAAAAGATCATTGTTACCGattctgatgatgatgatgatgatgtcatTTTTTGCTCCGAGATTCTGCCCACAAAGGAGACTTTGCCAAGTAATAACACAGTGGCACAGGTCCAGTCTAACCCAGGCCCTGTTGCTATTTCAGATGTTGCACCTAGTGCTAGCAATAACTCTCCCCCTTTAACAAATATCACACCTACTCAGAAACTTCCTACTCCTGTGAATCAGGCAACTCTGAGCCAAACACAAGGAAGTGAAAAATTGTTGGTATCTTCAGCTCCAACACATCTGACTCctaatattattttgttaaatcaGACACCACTTTCTACACCACCAAATGTCAGTTCTTCACTTCCAAATCATATACCTTCTTCAATCAATTTACTTGTGCAGAATCAGCAGACACCAAACAGTGCTATTTTAACAGGAAACAAGGCcaatgaagaggaggaggaggaaattatagatgatgatgatgacactATTAGCTCCAGTCCTGACTCGGCCGTCAGTAATACATCTTTGGTCCCACAGGCTGATACCTCCCAAAATACCAGTTTTGATGGATCATTAATACAGAAGATGCAGATTCCTACACTTCTTCAAGAACCACTTTCCAATTCCTTAAAAATTTCAGATATAATTACTAGAAATACCAATGATCCAGGCTTAGGATCAAAACATCTAATGGAGGGTCAGAAGATCATTACTTTAGATACAGCTACTGAAATTGAAGGCTTATCGACTGGTTGCAAGGTTTATGCAAATATCGGTGAAGATACTTATGATATAGTGATCCCTGTCAAAGATGACCCTGATGAAGGGGAGGCCAGACTTGAGAATGAAATACCAAAAACGTCTGGCAGCGAGATGGCAAACAAACGTATGAAAGTAAAACATGATGATCACTATGAGTTAATAGTAGATGGAAGGGTCTATTATATCTGTATTGTATGCAAAAGGTCATATGTCTGTCTGACAAGCTTGCGGAGACATTTTAACATTCATTCTTGGGAGAAGAAGTATCCATGCCGTTACTGTGAGAAGGTATTTCCTCTTGCAGAATATCGCACAAAGCATGAAATTCATCACACAGGGGAGCGAAGGTATCAGTGTTTGGCCTGTGGCAAATCTTTCATCAACTATCAGTTTATGTCTTCACATATAAAGTCAGTTCATAGTCAAGATCCTTCTGGGGACTCAAAGCTTTATCGTTTACATCCATGCAGGTCTTTACAAATTAGACAATATGCATATCTTTCCGATAGATCAAGCACTATGCCTGCAATGAAGGGTGATGGTATTGGGTATAAGGTTGACACTGGAAAAGAACCTCCAGTAGGGACCACTACATCTACTCAGAACAAGCCAATGACCTGGGAAGATATTTTTATTCAGCAGGAAAatgattcaatttttaaacaaaatgtaacAGATGGCAGTACTGAGTTTGAATTTATAATACCAGAATCTTACTAA
- the LOC106995308 gene encoding prefoldin subunit 4-like yields MRGSPGRNPWRALGTSFSTDGASGEHEDPAAQALSLGCGKLKVPLTEAAENFNATFEDQQKVNKFARNMSRITEPKEETEVKRKQLHNLEDVCNDIMLADDDCLMIPYQIGDVFISHSQDEAQEMLEEAKKNWQEETDALESTVVPIQRVLADLKLQLYTKFGGNINLEADEN; encoded by the exons ATGAGA GGGTCCCCAGGTCGGAATCCATGGAGGGCTCTGGGCACCTCTTTCAGTACTGATGGTGCCTCTGGGGAGCATGAGGACCCTGCAGCCCAGGCCTTGTCCTTAGGGTGTGGGAAACTGAAGGTCCCATTGACTGAG GCTGCAGAAAATTTCAATGCTACTTTTGAAGATCAACAAAAGGTAAACAAATTTGCAAGGAATATGAGTAGGATAACAGAGCCGaaggaagaaacagaagtaaaaagGAAACAACTCCACAATTTAGAAGATGTTTGCAATGACATCATGCTTGCAGATGATGACTGCTTAATGATACCTTATCAAATTGGTGATGTTTTCATTAGCCATTCTCAAGATGAAGCACAAGAAATGTtagaagaagcaaagaaaaattggCAAGAAGAAACTGATGCCTTAGAATCCACAGTGGTACCAATTCAGAGAGTGTTAGCAGATTTGAAACTTCAGTTATATACAAAATTTGGGGGTAACATAAACCTTGAAGCTgatgaaaattaa